One window from the genome of Maridesulfovibrio zosterae DSM 11974 encodes:
- a CDS encoding FadR/GntR family transcriptional regulator yields MIAQNKTDSVYLSVAKQIAELIESGEFKQGDKLPPERTLAEKFQVSRSSVREAIKCLAQKNLVESRRGDGTYILTDIDADIFEAFTSAFSDQKKRLSDIFQFRMVVEPQIAALAAMAMDDETLNRLKVIIFDQQTRMRNGEDCSDLDTRLHLEIAKSTGNSIFPEMMTALNRIVEESRSKMLQSPERQEKSLAAHFNLLEAFEKRDAAKAREIMMQHIKEIESVTTNSDLK; encoded by the coding sequence GTGATTGCTCAAAACAAAACTGATTCTGTTTACCTGTCCGTAGCCAAGCAGATTGCGGAACTGATTGAATCAGGTGAATTCAAACAAGGGGATAAGCTCCCTCCTGAACGGACGTTAGCTGAAAAATTTCAGGTTTCACGCAGCTCTGTACGTGAAGCTATCAAATGTCTGGCCCAGAAAAATCTGGTGGAAAGCCGCCGTGGTGACGGAACGTATATATTGACTGACATAGATGCAGATATTTTCGAAGCCTTTACTTCAGCCTTCTCAGACCAGAAAAAAAGACTTTCCGACATATTTCAATTCCGCATGGTTGTAGAACCGCAAATTGCGGCCCTTGCAGCTATGGCAATGGATGACGAAACCTTAAATCGTTTGAAGGTCATTATTTTCGACCAGCAGACCAGAATGCGTAATGGCGAGGATTGCAGCGACCTTGATACCCGTTTGCATCTTGAAATAGCTAAGTCTACCGGAAACAGTATCTTTCCAGAGATGATGACGGCACTAAACCGCATTGTCGAAGAAAGCCGTTCCAAAATGCTGCAAAGCCCTGAGCGACAGGAAAAATCTCTTGCCGCACATTTCAATCTTCTCGAAGCATTTGAAAAGCGCGACGCAGCCAAAGCCCGTGAAATTATGATGCAACATATTAAAGAAATTGAATCCGTAACAACAAACTCGGATTTAAAATAA
- a CDS encoding sulfite exporter TauE/SafE family protein, giving the protein MFSTLLIFIVLGIFAGILAGLLGIGGGLVIVPILVFTLPPLGIPEVHLMHIALGTSLASIIFTSISSMRSHNKRGAVRWDIFKAITPGILVGTFLGSISTSFMNTNILKGIFVIFLYYVASQMLFGLKPKASRQVPGPKGMFTAGGVIGIFSSLVGIGGGTLSVPFLTMCNIVIHTAIGTAAAIGLPIALAGTAGYLWTGIGVAGLPDYCIGYVYLPALIGIVSASMLTAPIGVRLAHSLPVDKLKKIFAILLIVVATRMLLTIF; this is encoded by the coding sequence ATGTTTTCAACTCTTCTGATTTTCATCGTTTTAGGTATTTTTGCCGGGATTCTTGCGGGATTGCTCGGCATAGGCGGAGGACTTGTAATTGTACCGATTCTGGTCTTTACCCTGCCCCCTCTGGGCATACCGGAAGTTCATCTGATGCACATCGCACTTGGAACTTCACTGGCCAGTATCATTTTTACATCCATATCCAGTATGCGTTCGCACAATAAACGAGGCGCTGTACGCTGGGACATTTTTAAAGCCATAACCCCGGGTATTCTGGTAGGAACATTTCTTGGTTCTATCTCAACATCATTCATGAATACCAACATATTAAAAGGAATTTTTGTTATATTCCTTTACTACGTTGCTTCTCAGATGCTGTTCGGTCTGAAACCAAAAGCATCCAGACAGGTTCCCGGCCCAAAAGGCATGTTCACAGCAGGCGGAGTGATTGGTATTTTCTCCAGTCTTGTAGGTATCGGCGGCGGTACTTTGTCTGTTCCATTCCTGACTATGTGTAACATCGTCATTCACACTGCAATCGGGACTGCTGCAGCAATCGGGCTGCCTATTGCACTGGCCGGTACTGCCGGATATTTATGGACAGGAATCGGTGTAGCTGGACTACCTGACTACTGCATCGGCTACGTCTACCTACCCGCTTTAATCGGTATCGTGTCAGCCAGCATGCTGACCGCACCAATCGGAGTACGTCTGGCTCACAGCCTGCCGGTAGATAAGCTGAAAAAAATATTCGCAATTCTGCTTATTGTAGTGGCAACCAGAATGCTTCTCACTATTTTCTAA